In Caldisericota bacterium, the genomic window AAATTTTTCACATGGGAATTTTCGACAAGCATGGGGTTACTTACAATAGTTGTATTTTTTGCAGGATTTATTGTAATGTGGCTTATCTCTGTGATGTTTTACATTAATGCCGCTACAAGACACAGAAGAGGAGTTAAGGAAAGAGATGGTATTATTAAAAGACTTGAAGAAGAAAAAAGTAAAATCAAAGAGGAATATGAGACAAAATTAAAAACAAGCAAAGAAAAAATTAAAGCACAAGA contains:
- a CDS encoding LapA family protein → MKKFSIFIIVLLLILIASLVFVLQNNALVSLKFFTWEFSTSMGLLTIVVFFAGFIVMWLISVMFYINAATRHRRGVKERDGIIKRLEEEKSKIKEEYETKLKTSKEKIKAQEEKPLQPKTQPEIEKTAGENIKEETEEHSNKEPLPEKQKKKGFFRRNK